One genomic region from Chelonia mydas isolate rCheMyd1 chromosome 25, rCheMyd1.pri.v2, whole genome shotgun sequence encodes:
- the ZNF414 gene encoding zinc finger protein 414 isoform X3, producing the protein MHHQEKSPSPVPGIARSATALAYHEHYASPGPVKSKALKTEKDAALSSFSLGAGDNDPAVSGSQMHPTGSGGSGAQAQDLRLPKRRPLPGKHYQCSSYGCKLAFHSMQELMDHMRVHYRPTQSLEGKIFHCPTQGCTETFPSMQDLVAHMKVHYKPNRYFKCENCLLRFRTHRSLFKHLHVCSDSASSPAPAQKAEKPTPPATSGLEKDPPAKPLEGLPKLQSVIRHMEKEAILPGMDAVSTAVPASLPTSLPGLHGSLESMPLVSPASHPFPLLEPSLFGPSSLTRFSGQPHSTVPGPFLSYMHPSPYSLPQASVQHRLRPYLPSQGLPVSNAVWKKSQGVCVGPRLPCFGSGVTSGHSSNSRIVWEHTRGRYTCMQCPYSSASREEMTLHIEDQHKNPPLPSRLDGEMDFGVGLASFHSKLPPEMENSLYSQL; encoded by the exons CATCACCAGGAGAAGAGCCCCTCGCCAGTGCCCGGCATTGCCCGCTCCGCCACGGCCCTCGCTTACCACGAGCACTACGCCTCGCCTGGCCCCGTCAAGAGCAAAGCCCTGAAGACCGAGAAAGACGCAGCGTTGTCCTCCTTCTCCTTGGGCG CAGGCGACAATGACCCGGCAGTGTCGGGCAGCCAGATGCACCCAACGGGAAGTGGAGGCAGCGGGGCTCAAGCTCAGGACCTGCGGCTCCCGAAGCGCAGACCCCTCCCAG ggAAGCATTACCAGTGCTCTAGCTACGGCTGCAAGCTGGCCTTCCACAGCATGCAGGAGCTGATGGATCACATGAGAGTCCACTACAGACCCACCCAGTCCCTGGAGG GTAAAATATTCCACTGCCCCACCCAGGGCTGCACGGAAActttccccagcatgcaggaCCTCGTGGCTCACATGAAGGTGCACTACAAGCCAAACCGCTACTTCAA GTGTGAGAACTGCCTGCTGCGTTTCCGGACCCACCGCTCCCTCTTCAAGCACTTGCACGTCTGCTCCGACAGCGCCAGCAGCCCGGCTCCGGCGCAGAAAGCCGAGAAGCCCACCCCACCTGCTACCTCCGGCCTGGAGAAGGACCCCCCGGCCAAGCCCCTGGAGGGGCTGCCCAAACTCCAGAGCGTCATCCGGCACATGGAGAAAGAAGCCATCCTCCCCGGCATGGACGCTGTCTCCACCGCGGTGCCAGCCTCACTCCCCACTAGTCTCCCTGGTCTCCACGGCTCCCTGGAGTCCATGCCTCTGGTCTCTCCGGCCTCCCACCCGTTCCCTCTGCTGGAGCCCTCGCTCTTCGGGCCATCGTCCTTGACCCGGTTCTCGGGCCAGCCTCACTCCACGGTGCCGGGGCCTTTCCTGTCCTACATGCACCCGTCTCCCTACAGCTTACCTCAGGCTTCGGTTCAGCATCGCCTCAGGCCGTACCTGCCCAGCCAAGGCCTCCCGGTCTCCAATGCTGTGTGGAAGAAAAGTCAAG GTGTGTGCGTCGGCCCACGCCTCCCATGCTTTGGCTCAGGTGTGACTTCAG GCCACTCCTCCAACAGCCGCATCGTGTGGGAGCACACGCGGGGGCGCTACACCTGCATGCAGTGCCCGTACTCCAGCGCCTCGCGGGAAGAGATGACGCTGCACATTGAGGATCAGCACAAGAATCCGCCCCTGCCCAGCCGCCTGGATGGAGAGATGG ACTTCGGCGTCGGCCTCGCCTCCTTCCACTCAAAGCTCCCGCCGGAGATGGAGAACTCCCTGTACTCGCAGCTCTGA
- the ZNF414 gene encoding zinc finger protein 414 isoform X1 codes for MHHQEKSPSPVPGIARSATALAYHEHYASPGPVKSKALKTEKDAALSSFSLGAGDNDPAVSGSQMHPTGSGGSGAQAQDLRLPKRRPLPGKHYQCSSYGCKLAFHSMQELMDHMRVHYRPTQSLEGKIFHCPTQGCTETFPSMQDLVAHMKVHYKPNRYFKCENCLLRFRTHRSLFKHLHVCSDSASSPAPAQKAEKPTPPATSGLEKDPPAKPLEGLPKLQSVIRHMEKEAILPGMDAVSTAVPASLPTSLPGLHGSLESMPLVSPASHPFPLLEPSLFGPSSLTRFSGQPHSTVPGPFLSYMHPSPYSLPQASVQHRLRPYLPSQGLPVSNAVWKKSQGENTGPAGVCVGPRLPCFGSGVTSGHSSNSRIVWEHTRGRYTCMQCPYSSASREEMTLHIEDQHKNPPLPSRLDGEMDFGVGLASFHSKLPPEMENSLYSQL; via the exons CATCACCAGGAGAAGAGCCCCTCGCCAGTGCCCGGCATTGCCCGCTCCGCCACGGCCCTCGCTTACCACGAGCACTACGCCTCGCCTGGCCCCGTCAAGAGCAAAGCCCTGAAGACCGAGAAAGACGCAGCGTTGTCCTCCTTCTCCTTGGGCG CAGGCGACAATGACCCGGCAGTGTCGGGCAGCCAGATGCACCCAACGGGAAGTGGAGGCAGCGGGGCTCAAGCTCAGGACCTGCGGCTCCCGAAGCGCAGACCCCTCCCAG ggAAGCATTACCAGTGCTCTAGCTACGGCTGCAAGCTGGCCTTCCACAGCATGCAGGAGCTGATGGATCACATGAGAGTCCACTACAGACCCACCCAGTCCCTGGAGG GTAAAATATTCCACTGCCCCACCCAGGGCTGCACGGAAActttccccagcatgcaggaCCTCGTGGCTCACATGAAGGTGCACTACAAGCCAAACCGCTACTTCAA GTGTGAGAACTGCCTGCTGCGTTTCCGGACCCACCGCTCCCTCTTCAAGCACTTGCACGTCTGCTCCGACAGCGCCAGCAGCCCGGCTCCGGCGCAGAAAGCCGAGAAGCCCACCCCACCTGCTACCTCCGGCCTGGAGAAGGACCCCCCGGCCAAGCCCCTGGAGGGGCTGCCCAAACTCCAGAGCGTCATCCGGCACATGGAGAAAGAAGCCATCCTCCCCGGCATGGACGCTGTCTCCACCGCGGTGCCAGCCTCACTCCCCACTAGTCTCCCTGGTCTCCACGGCTCCCTGGAGTCCATGCCTCTGGTCTCTCCGGCCTCCCACCCGTTCCCTCTGCTGGAGCCCTCGCTCTTCGGGCCATCGTCCTTGACCCGGTTCTCGGGCCAGCCTCACTCCACGGTGCCGGGGCCTTTCCTGTCCTACATGCACCCGTCTCCCTACAGCTTACCTCAGGCTTCGGTTCAGCATCGCCTCAGGCCGTACCTGCCCAGCCAAGGCCTCCCGGTCTCCAATGCTGTGTGGAAGAAAAGTCAAGGTGAGAACACAGGGCCAGCAG GTGTGTGCGTCGGCCCACGCCTCCCATGCTTTGGCTCAGGTGTGACTTCAG GCCACTCCTCCAACAGCCGCATCGTGTGGGAGCACACGCGGGGGCGCTACACCTGCATGCAGTGCCCGTACTCCAGCGCCTCGCGGGAAGAGATGACGCTGCACATTGAGGATCAGCACAAGAATCCGCCCCTGCCCAGCCGCCTGGATGGAGAGATGG ACTTCGGCGTCGGCCTCGCCTCCTTCCACTCAAAGCTCCCGCCGGAGATGGAGAACTCCCTGTACTCGCAGCTCTGA
- the ZNF414 gene encoding zinc finger protein 414 isoform X5 yields MHHQEKSPSPVPGIARSATALAYHEHYASPGPVKSKALKTEKDAALSSFSLGAGDNDPAVSGSQMHPTGSGGSGAQAQDLRLPKRRPLPGKHYQCSSYGCKLAFHSMQELMDHMRVHYRPTQSLEGKIFHCPTQGCTETFPSMQDLVAHMKVHYKPNRYFKCENCLLRFRTHRSLFKHLHVCSDSASSPAPAQKAEKPTPPATSGLEKDPPAKPLEGLPKLQSVIRHMEKEAILPGMDAVSTAVPASLPTSLPGLHGSLESMPLVSPASHPFPLLEPSLFGPSSLTRFSGQPHSTVPGPFLSYMHPSPYSLPQASVQHRLRPYLPSQGLPVSNAVWKKSQGHSSNSRIVWEHTRGRYTCMQCPYSSASREEMTLHIEDQHKNPPLPSRLDGEMDFGVGLASFHSKLPPEMENSLYSQL; encoded by the exons CATCACCAGGAGAAGAGCCCCTCGCCAGTGCCCGGCATTGCCCGCTCCGCCACGGCCCTCGCTTACCACGAGCACTACGCCTCGCCTGGCCCCGTCAAGAGCAAAGCCCTGAAGACCGAGAAAGACGCAGCGTTGTCCTCCTTCTCCTTGGGCG CAGGCGACAATGACCCGGCAGTGTCGGGCAGCCAGATGCACCCAACGGGAAGTGGAGGCAGCGGGGCTCAAGCTCAGGACCTGCGGCTCCCGAAGCGCAGACCCCTCCCAG ggAAGCATTACCAGTGCTCTAGCTACGGCTGCAAGCTGGCCTTCCACAGCATGCAGGAGCTGATGGATCACATGAGAGTCCACTACAGACCCACCCAGTCCCTGGAGG GTAAAATATTCCACTGCCCCACCCAGGGCTGCACGGAAActttccccagcatgcaggaCCTCGTGGCTCACATGAAGGTGCACTACAAGCCAAACCGCTACTTCAA GTGTGAGAACTGCCTGCTGCGTTTCCGGACCCACCGCTCCCTCTTCAAGCACTTGCACGTCTGCTCCGACAGCGCCAGCAGCCCGGCTCCGGCGCAGAAAGCCGAGAAGCCCACCCCACCTGCTACCTCCGGCCTGGAGAAGGACCCCCCGGCCAAGCCCCTGGAGGGGCTGCCCAAACTCCAGAGCGTCATCCGGCACATGGAGAAAGAAGCCATCCTCCCCGGCATGGACGCTGTCTCCACCGCGGTGCCAGCCTCACTCCCCACTAGTCTCCCTGGTCTCCACGGCTCCCTGGAGTCCATGCCTCTGGTCTCTCCGGCCTCCCACCCGTTCCCTCTGCTGGAGCCCTCGCTCTTCGGGCCATCGTCCTTGACCCGGTTCTCGGGCCAGCCTCACTCCACGGTGCCGGGGCCTTTCCTGTCCTACATGCACCCGTCTCCCTACAGCTTACCTCAGGCTTCGGTTCAGCATCGCCTCAGGCCGTACCTGCCCAGCCAAGGCCTCCCGGTCTCCAATGCTGTGTGGAAGAAAAGTCAAG GCCACTCCTCCAACAGCCGCATCGTGTGGGAGCACACGCGGGGGCGCTACACCTGCATGCAGTGCCCGTACTCCAGCGCCTCGCGGGAAGAGATGACGCTGCACATTGAGGATCAGCACAAGAATCCGCCCCTGCCCAGCCGCCTGGATGGAGAGATGG ACTTCGGCGTCGGCCTCGCCTCCTTCCACTCAAAGCTCCCGCCGGAGATGGAGAACTCCCTGTACTCGCAGCTCTGA
- the ZNF414 gene encoding zinc finger protein 414 isoform X6 produces MHHQEKSPSPVPGIARSATALAYHEHYASPGPVKSKALKTEKDAALSSFSLGGDNDPAVSGSQMHPTGSGGSGAQAQDLRLPKRRPLPGKHYQCSSYGCKLAFHSMQELMDHMRVHYRPTQSLEGKIFHCPTQGCTETFPSMQDLVAHMKVHYKPNRYFKCENCLLRFRTHRSLFKHLHVCSDSASSPAPAQKAEKPTPPATSGLEKDPPAKPLEGLPKLQSVIRHMEKEAILPGMDAVSTAVPASLPTSLPGLHGSLESMPLVSPASHPFPLLEPSLFGPSSLTRFSGQPHSTVPGPFLSYMHPSPYSLPQASVQHRLRPYLPSQGLPVSNAVWKKSQGHSSNSRIVWEHTRGRYTCMQCPYSSASREEMTLHIEDQHKNPPLPSRLDGEMDFGVGLASFHSKLPPEMENSLYSQL; encoded by the exons CATCACCAGGAGAAGAGCCCCTCGCCAGTGCCCGGCATTGCCCGCTCCGCCACGGCCCTCGCTTACCACGAGCACTACGCCTCGCCTGGCCCCGTCAAGAGCAAAGCCCTGAAGACCGAGAAAGACGCAGCGTTGTCCTCCTTCTCCTTGGGCG GCGACAATGACCCGGCAGTGTCGGGCAGCCAGATGCACCCAACGGGAAGTGGAGGCAGCGGGGCTCAAGCTCAGGACCTGCGGCTCCCGAAGCGCAGACCCCTCCCAG ggAAGCATTACCAGTGCTCTAGCTACGGCTGCAAGCTGGCCTTCCACAGCATGCAGGAGCTGATGGATCACATGAGAGTCCACTACAGACCCACCCAGTCCCTGGAGG GTAAAATATTCCACTGCCCCACCCAGGGCTGCACGGAAActttccccagcatgcaggaCCTCGTGGCTCACATGAAGGTGCACTACAAGCCAAACCGCTACTTCAA GTGTGAGAACTGCCTGCTGCGTTTCCGGACCCACCGCTCCCTCTTCAAGCACTTGCACGTCTGCTCCGACAGCGCCAGCAGCCCGGCTCCGGCGCAGAAAGCCGAGAAGCCCACCCCACCTGCTACCTCCGGCCTGGAGAAGGACCCCCCGGCCAAGCCCCTGGAGGGGCTGCCCAAACTCCAGAGCGTCATCCGGCACATGGAGAAAGAAGCCATCCTCCCCGGCATGGACGCTGTCTCCACCGCGGTGCCAGCCTCACTCCCCACTAGTCTCCCTGGTCTCCACGGCTCCCTGGAGTCCATGCCTCTGGTCTCTCCGGCCTCCCACCCGTTCCCTCTGCTGGAGCCCTCGCTCTTCGGGCCATCGTCCTTGACCCGGTTCTCGGGCCAGCCTCACTCCACGGTGCCGGGGCCTTTCCTGTCCTACATGCACCCGTCTCCCTACAGCTTACCTCAGGCTTCGGTTCAGCATCGCCTCAGGCCGTACCTGCCCAGCCAAGGCCTCCCGGTCTCCAATGCTGTGTGGAAGAAAAGTCAAG GCCACTCCTCCAACAGCCGCATCGTGTGGGAGCACACGCGGGGGCGCTACACCTGCATGCAGTGCCCGTACTCCAGCGCCTCGCGGGAAGAGATGACGCTGCACATTGAGGATCAGCACAAGAATCCGCCCCTGCCCAGCCGCCTGGATGGAGAGATGG ACTTCGGCGTCGGCCTCGCCTCCTTCCACTCAAAGCTCCCGCCGGAGATGGAGAACTCCCTGTACTCGCAGCTCTGA
- the ZNF414 gene encoding zinc finger protein 414 isoform X2: MHHQEKSPSPVPGIARSATALAYHEHYASPGPVKSKALKTEKDAALSSFSLGGDNDPAVSGSQMHPTGSGGSGAQAQDLRLPKRRPLPGKHYQCSSYGCKLAFHSMQELMDHMRVHYRPTQSLEGKIFHCPTQGCTETFPSMQDLVAHMKVHYKPNRYFKCENCLLRFRTHRSLFKHLHVCSDSASSPAPAQKAEKPTPPATSGLEKDPPAKPLEGLPKLQSVIRHMEKEAILPGMDAVSTAVPASLPTSLPGLHGSLESMPLVSPASHPFPLLEPSLFGPSSLTRFSGQPHSTVPGPFLSYMHPSPYSLPQASVQHRLRPYLPSQGLPVSNAVWKKSQGENTGPAGVCVGPRLPCFGSGVTSGHSSNSRIVWEHTRGRYTCMQCPYSSASREEMTLHIEDQHKNPPLPSRLDGEMDFGVGLASFHSKLPPEMENSLYSQL, encoded by the exons CATCACCAGGAGAAGAGCCCCTCGCCAGTGCCCGGCATTGCCCGCTCCGCCACGGCCCTCGCTTACCACGAGCACTACGCCTCGCCTGGCCCCGTCAAGAGCAAAGCCCTGAAGACCGAGAAAGACGCAGCGTTGTCCTCCTTCTCCTTGGGCG GCGACAATGACCCGGCAGTGTCGGGCAGCCAGATGCACCCAACGGGAAGTGGAGGCAGCGGGGCTCAAGCTCAGGACCTGCGGCTCCCGAAGCGCAGACCCCTCCCAG ggAAGCATTACCAGTGCTCTAGCTACGGCTGCAAGCTGGCCTTCCACAGCATGCAGGAGCTGATGGATCACATGAGAGTCCACTACAGACCCACCCAGTCCCTGGAGG GTAAAATATTCCACTGCCCCACCCAGGGCTGCACGGAAActttccccagcatgcaggaCCTCGTGGCTCACATGAAGGTGCACTACAAGCCAAACCGCTACTTCAA GTGTGAGAACTGCCTGCTGCGTTTCCGGACCCACCGCTCCCTCTTCAAGCACTTGCACGTCTGCTCCGACAGCGCCAGCAGCCCGGCTCCGGCGCAGAAAGCCGAGAAGCCCACCCCACCTGCTACCTCCGGCCTGGAGAAGGACCCCCCGGCCAAGCCCCTGGAGGGGCTGCCCAAACTCCAGAGCGTCATCCGGCACATGGAGAAAGAAGCCATCCTCCCCGGCATGGACGCTGTCTCCACCGCGGTGCCAGCCTCACTCCCCACTAGTCTCCCTGGTCTCCACGGCTCCCTGGAGTCCATGCCTCTGGTCTCTCCGGCCTCCCACCCGTTCCCTCTGCTGGAGCCCTCGCTCTTCGGGCCATCGTCCTTGACCCGGTTCTCGGGCCAGCCTCACTCCACGGTGCCGGGGCCTTTCCTGTCCTACATGCACCCGTCTCCCTACAGCTTACCTCAGGCTTCGGTTCAGCATCGCCTCAGGCCGTACCTGCCCAGCCAAGGCCTCCCGGTCTCCAATGCTGTGTGGAAGAAAAGTCAAGGTGAGAACACAGGGCCAGCAG GTGTGTGCGTCGGCCCACGCCTCCCATGCTTTGGCTCAGGTGTGACTTCAG GCCACTCCTCCAACAGCCGCATCGTGTGGGAGCACACGCGGGGGCGCTACACCTGCATGCAGTGCCCGTACTCCAGCGCCTCGCGGGAAGAGATGACGCTGCACATTGAGGATCAGCACAAGAATCCGCCCCTGCCCAGCCGCCTGGATGGAGAGATGG ACTTCGGCGTCGGCCTCGCCTCCTTCCACTCAAAGCTCCCGCCGGAGATGGAGAACTCCCTGTACTCGCAGCTCTGA
- the ZNF414 gene encoding zinc finger protein 414 isoform X4 has protein sequence MHHQEKSPSPVPGIARSATALAYHEHYASPGPVKSKALKTEKDAALSSFSLGGDNDPAVSGSQMHPTGSGGSGAQAQDLRLPKRRPLPGKHYQCSSYGCKLAFHSMQELMDHMRVHYRPTQSLEGKIFHCPTQGCTETFPSMQDLVAHMKVHYKPNRYFKCENCLLRFRTHRSLFKHLHVCSDSASSPAPAQKAEKPTPPATSGLEKDPPAKPLEGLPKLQSVIRHMEKEAILPGMDAVSTAVPASLPTSLPGLHGSLESMPLVSPASHPFPLLEPSLFGPSSLTRFSGQPHSTVPGPFLSYMHPSPYSLPQASVQHRLRPYLPSQGLPVSNAVWKKSQGVCVGPRLPCFGSGVTSGHSSNSRIVWEHTRGRYTCMQCPYSSASREEMTLHIEDQHKNPPLPSRLDGEMDFGVGLASFHSKLPPEMENSLYSQL, from the exons CATCACCAGGAGAAGAGCCCCTCGCCAGTGCCCGGCATTGCCCGCTCCGCCACGGCCCTCGCTTACCACGAGCACTACGCCTCGCCTGGCCCCGTCAAGAGCAAAGCCCTGAAGACCGAGAAAGACGCAGCGTTGTCCTCCTTCTCCTTGGGCG GCGACAATGACCCGGCAGTGTCGGGCAGCCAGATGCACCCAACGGGAAGTGGAGGCAGCGGGGCTCAAGCTCAGGACCTGCGGCTCCCGAAGCGCAGACCCCTCCCAG ggAAGCATTACCAGTGCTCTAGCTACGGCTGCAAGCTGGCCTTCCACAGCATGCAGGAGCTGATGGATCACATGAGAGTCCACTACAGACCCACCCAGTCCCTGGAGG GTAAAATATTCCACTGCCCCACCCAGGGCTGCACGGAAActttccccagcatgcaggaCCTCGTGGCTCACATGAAGGTGCACTACAAGCCAAACCGCTACTTCAA GTGTGAGAACTGCCTGCTGCGTTTCCGGACCCACCGCTCCCTCTTCAAGCACTTGCACGTCTGCTCCGACAGCGCCAGCAGCCCGGCTCCGGCGCAGAAAGCCGAGAAGCCCACCCCACCTGCTACCTCCGGCCTGGAGAAGGACCCCCCGGCCAAGCCCCTGGAGGGGCTGCCCAAACTCCAGAGCGTCATCCGGCACATGGAGAAAGAAGCCATCCTCCCCGGCATGGACGCTGTCTCCACCGCGGTGCCAGCCTCACTCCCCACTAGTCTCCCTGGTCTCCACGGCTCCCTGGAGTCCATGCCTCTGGTCTCTCCGGCCTCCCACCCGTTCCCTCTGCTGGAGCCCTCGCTCTTCGGGCCATCGTCCTTGACCCGGTTCTCGGGCCAGCCTCACTCCACGGTGCCGGGGCCTTTCCTGTCCTACATGCACCCGTCTCCCTACAGCTTACCTCAGGCTTCGGTTCAGCATCGCCTCAGGCCGTACCTGCCCAGCCAAGGCCTCCCGGTCTCCAATGCTGTGTGGAAGAAAAGTCAAG GTGTGTGCGTCGGCCCACGCCTCCCATGCTTTGGCTCAGGTGTGACTTCAG GCCACTCCTCCAACAGCCGCATCGTGTGGGAGCACACGCGGGGGCGCTACACCTGCATGCAGTGCCCGTACTCCAGCGCCTCGCGGGAAGAGATGACGCTGCACATTGAGGATCAGCACAAGAATCCGCCCCTGCCCAGCCGCCTGGATGGAGAGATGG ACTTCGGCGTCGGCCTCGCCTCCTTCCACTCAAAGCTCCCGCCGGAGATGGAGAACTCCCTGTACTCGCAGCTCTGA
- the ZNF414 gene encoding zinc finger protein 414 isoform X7, translating into MHPTGSGGSGAQAQDLRLPKRRPLPGKHYQCSSYGCKLAFHSMQELMDHMRVHYRPTQSLEGKIFHCPTQGCTETFPSMQDLVAHMKVHYKPNRYFKCENCLLRFRTHRSLFKHLHVCSDSASSPAPAQKAEKPTPPATSGLEKDPPAKPLEGLPKLQSVIRHMEKEAILPGMDAVSTAVPASLPTSLPGLHGSLESMPLVSPASHPFPLLEPSLFGPSSLTRFSGQPHSTVPGPFLSYMHPSPYSLPQASVQHRLRPYLPSQGLPVSNAVWKKSQGENTGPAGVCVGPRLPCFGSGVTSGHSSNSRIVWEHTRGRYTCMQCPYSSASREEMTLHIEDQHKNPPLPSRLDGEMDFGVGLASFHSKLPPEMENSLYSQL; encoded by the exons ATGCACCCAACGGGAAGTGGAGGCAGCGGGGCTCAAGCTCAGGACCTGCGGCTCCCGAAGCGCAGACCCCTCCCAG ggAAGCATTACCAGTGCTCTAGCTACGGCTGCAAGCTGGCCTTCCACAGCATGCAGGAGCTGATGGATCACATGAGAGTCCACTACAGACCCACCCAGTCCCTGGAGG GTAAAATATTCCACTGCCCCACCCAGGGCTGCACGGAAActttccccagcatgcaggaCCTCGTGGCTCACATGAAGGTGCACTACAAGCCAAACCGCTACTTCAA GTGTGAGAACTGCCTGCTGCGTTTCCGGACCCACCGCTCCCTCTTCAAGCACTTGCACGTCTGCTCCGACAGCGCCAGCAGCCCGGCTCCGGCGCAGAAAGCCGAGAAGCCCACCCCACCTGCTACCTCCGGCCTGGAGAAGGACCCCCCGGCCAAGCCCCTGGAGGGGCTGCCCAAACTCCAGAGCGTCATCCGGCACATGGAGAAAGAAGCCATCCTCCCCGGCATGGACGCTGTCTCCACCGCGGTGCCAGCCTCACTCCCCACTAGTCTCCCTGGTCTCCACGGCTCCCTGGAGTCCATGCCTCTGGTCTCTCCGGCCTCCCACCCGTTCCCTCTGCTGGAGCCCTCGCTCTTCGGGCCATCGTCCTTGACCCGGTTCTCGGGCCAGCCTCACTCCACGGTGCCGGGGCCTTTCCTGTCCTACATGCACCCGTCTCCCTACAGCTTACCTCAGGCTTCGGTTCAGCATCGCCTCAGGCCGTACCTGCCCAGCCAAGGCCTCCCGGTCTCCAATGCTGTGTGGAAGAAAAGTCAAGGTGAGAACACAGGGCCAGCAG GTGTGTGCGTCGGCCCACGCCTCCCATGCTTTGGCTCAGGTGTGACTTCAG GCCACTCCTCCAACAGCCGCATCGTGTGGGAGCACACGCGGGGGCGCTACACCTGCATGCAGTGCCCGTACTCCAGCGCCTCGCGGGAAGAGATGACGCTGCACATTGAGGATCAGCACAAGAATCCGCCCCTGCCCAGCCGCCTGGATGGAGAGATGG ACTTCGGCGTCGGCCTCGCCTCCTTCCACTCAAAGCTCCCGCCGGAGATGGAGAACTCCCTGTACTCGCAGCTCTGA